One genomic segment of Arthrobacter sp. zg-Y1110 includes these proteins:
- a CDS encoding ABC transporter ATP-binding protein: MRNTAPDSRRRPRPAAVAARGWGWQHGGRTGSAVSGLDLAISPGERVLLLGASGAGKSTFLHALAGVLGPDTGGEEQGVLTLDGVHPANARGRTGLVLQDPDSQTVLSRVGDEVAFGAENLAVPTAEIWPRVRSALADVGLEVPLDHSTAALSGGQKQRLALASVMAMEPGLLLLDEPTANLDPDGVVEIRDAVTRVLDRTGATLIVVEHRVDVWAGVVDRIVVLAAGGGVLADGSPEQVLGNPAHRSTLAESGVWLPGTRPEIPGGPWGPAAAGPRLLEARGLAVARSLRGPAVLIGADLSLDAGTAVGITGPNGAGKSTLALTLGGLLRPRAGTLTAAPALAGAARPEPGRWTSAQLVDRIGTVFQEPEHQFLANTVLDELAFGPRRLGRETDAQVLARVHHLAERLRLDKLLEANPFTLSGGEKRRLSVATMLATEPSILLLDEPTFGQDARTWAELVALLRGQLSEGRCVVSVTHDAEFIDALASRDLRAAGGVLTPVAAAAPGVPAGDAGTARDAGTARDAQVRR, translated from the coding sequence TTGCGGAATACCGCCCCCGACTCCCGCCGCCGGCCCCGCCCGGCCGCCGTCGCAGCCCGCGGCTGGGGCTGGCAGCACGGGGGACGGACCGGTTCGGCGGTGTCTGGCCTGGACCTGGCGATTTCCCCGGGTGAGCGGGTGCTGCTGCTGGGTGCTTCCGGCGCCGGAAAATCCACGTTCCTGCACGCCCTTGCCGGTGTCCTCGGCCCGGATACCGGCGGGGAGGAACAGGGGGTCCTGACGCTCGACGGCGTCCATCCCGCGAACGCCCGCGGACGGACCGGGTTGGTCCTGCAGGACCCGGACTCCCAGACCGTCCTGTCCCGGGTAGGGGACGAAGTGGCCTTCGGCGCGGAGAACCTGGCCGTTCCGACCGCGGAGATCTGGCCGCGGGTGCGTTCGGCACTGGCCGACGTCGGCCTGGAGGTTCCGCTGGACCACTCCACCGCCGCGCTCTCCGGCGGACAGAAGCAACGCCTGGCCCTCGCTTCGGTCATGGCCATGGAACCGGGCCTGCTGCTGCTCGATGAACCCACGGCCAACCTGGACCCGGACGGCGTGGTGGAAATCCGCGACGCCGTGACCCGGGTGCTGGACCGCACCGGTGCCACGCTCATTGTGGTGGAGCACCGGGTGGATGTCTGGGCCGGCGTTGTGGACCGCATTGTTGTCCTCGCCGCCGGCGGCGGCGTGCTGGCGGACGGTTCCCCGGAACAGGTACTGGGCAATCCCGCGCACCGCAGCACCCTGGCGGAGTCGGGGGTCTGGCTGCCCGGTACCAGGCCGGAAATTCCGGGCGGTCCCTGGGGTCCGGCTGCGGCCGGTCCCCGGCTGCTGGAGGCCCGCGGGCTGGCCGTTGCGCGTTCGCTCCGCGGTCCCGCCGTGCTGATCGGAGCGGACCTGAGCCTGGACGCCGGCACCGCCGTCGGCATCACCGGCCCCAACGGTGCCGGCAAATCCACGCTTGCCCTGACTCTCGGCGGCCTGCTCCGGCCACGGGCAGGAACCCTCACCGCGGCCCCGGCCCTGGCCGGCGCGGCCCGCCCGGAACCCGGCCGCTGGACCTCCGCGCAGCTGGTGGACCGCATCGGCACCGTCTTCCAGGAACCCGAACACCAGTTCCTGGCCAACACCGTGCTGGATGAACTGGCCTTCGGACCGCGGCGGCTGGGCCGGGAGACGGACGCGCAGGTGCTGGCCCGGGTGCACCACCTGGCGGAACGGCTCCGGCTGGACAAGCTGCTCGAGGCCAACCCGTTCACGCTTTCGGGCGGGGAGAAACGCCGGTTGTCCGTGGCAACCATGCTTGCCACGGAGCCGTCCATCCTGCTGCTGGATGAACCGACCTTCGGACAGGACGCCCGCACCTGGGCGGAACTGGTAGCCCTGCTGCGCGGCCAGTTGTCGGAAGGGCGCTGTGTGGTTTCCGTGACGCATGA
- a CDS encoding ECF transporter S component: MKDQSAAPHRTRTAAPRRSWRVVDIVVASVLAVAVGVIFWAWSLGYAGISVLTAAFPPLAGLYTGGWLIAGVLGGLIIRKPGAAIYCEMLASAVSGVLGTQFGLSVLLSGFLQGLGAELVFLLFLYRRFSLPVALLAGLGSGLFLGLSENVLYNVEWAAQWQLLYVLLTCVSGAVIAGGLSWLAVRALARTGALAPFASGRTGTA, from the coding sequence ATGAAAGACCAATCCGCAGCTCCCCACCGCACCCGGACTGCAGCCCCAAGGCGTTCCTGGCGGGTGGTGGACATTGTTGTTGCCTCCGTCCTCGCGGTGGCCGTGGGCGTGATTTTCTGGGCCTGGTCCCTGGGCTACGCCGGGATCAGCGTACTCACCGCGGCGTTTCCGCCGCTCGCCGGGCTCTACACCGGCGGCTGGCTGATTGCCGGGGTGCTGGGCGGGCTCATCATCCGCAAACCCGGCGCGGCGATCTACTGCGAGATGCTGGCCTCCGCCGTGTCAGGCGTGCTGGGCACGCAGTTCGGCCTCTCCGTGCTGCTTTCGGGCTTCCTGCAGGGCCTGGGCGCCGAGCTGGTGTTCCTGCTGTTCCTGTACCGGCGGTTCTCCCTTCCCGTGGCACTGCTGGCCGGGCTGGGGTCCGGCCTGTTCCTCGGCCTGAGCGAAAACGTCCTGTACAACGTGGAATGGGCCGCCCAGTGGCAGTTGCTGTACGTCCTGCTCACCTGCGTCTCGGGAGCGGTCATTGCCGGCGGGCTGTCCTGGCTGGCGGTCCGCGCGCTGGCACGGACGGGTGCCCTTGCACCCTTCGCATCGGGCCGGACGGGAACGGCGTAG
- a CDS encoding DUF4235 domain-containing protein: MNLILKLLGTGASILSGIVAAKVLDFAWTKATGNEPPKDAEGSLENSLRSAVAFAVVSGAVSQVIRVLTNRGTQRAIQRYQKTPEIV; the protein is encoded by the coding sequence ATGAACCTGATCCTCAAACTGCTCGGAACCGGAGCGAGCATCCTCTCCGGAATCGTCGCCGCCAAGGTGCTGGATTTCGCCTGGACCAAGGCCACCGGCAACGAGCCGCCGAAGGACGCCGAAGGCAGTCTGGAAAACAGCCTCCGCTCCGCCGTGGCATTCGCCGTGGTCTCGGGTGCCGTCAGCCAGGTCATCCGCGTGCTGACCAACCGCGGCACGCAGCGGGCCATCCAGCGCTACCAGAAGACGCCGGAAATCGTCTAA
- a CDS encoding monovalent cation/H+ antiporter complex subunit F codes for MMSAAVVAVSVMLAVAGAGAIYRIARGPSILDRVLASDVLLAIVGAALITDMIVYRNLDYLALVVAISLIGFIGSVTVARFVTDRR; via the coding sequence ATGATGAGCGCAGCTGTGGTGGCCGTGTCCGTCATGTTGGCAGTGGCCGGCGCCGGTGCCATTTACCGGATTGCCCGGGGCCCCTCGATCCTGGACCGGGTGCTGGCCTCGGACGTGCTGCTGGCCATTGTCGGTGCGGCCCTGATCACGGACATGATCGTTTACCGCAACCTGGACTACCTGGCCCTGGTGGTCGCTATTTCCCTTATCGGCTTCATCGGCTCCGTGACCGTTGCCCGGTTCGTAACGGACAGGCGGTAG
- a CDS encoding Na+/H+ antiporter subunit E, with translation MTKQARMRNRSRVPLLQELPLLIWLVFLWGALWQDFSAGNLVFGAVIAFFVANIFYLPPVELSGRFNPLYGLLFAGRFLYKLVEASFHVLWLALVRGPRIRNGVIGVKLRSRSDLLVTATGHVLSLIPGSLIVDVDRSTSTLYLHALNVSTAEQAEKVRADALDAEAWLIRTLGTKEELAALRAETAEIRKRKIGGRA, from the coding sequence ATGACCAAGCAAGCACGCATGCGCAACCGGTCCCGCGTTCCGCTGCTGCAGGAACTGCCCCTGCTGATCTGGCTGGTGTTCCTGTGGGGGGCGCTGTGGCAGGACTTCAGCGCCGGAAACCTGGTTTTCGGGGCGGTGATCGCCTTCTTCGTGGCGAACATCTTCTACCTCCCGCCCGTGGAACTCAGCGGCAGGTTCAACCCGCTCTACGGGCTGCTCTTCGCCGGACGTTTCCTCTACAAGCTGGTGGAGGCCAGCTTCCACGTGCTTTGGCTCGCGCTTGTCCGCGGCCCGCGGATCCGCAACGGTGTCATCGGGGTGAAGCTGCGCAGCCGCTCGGACCTGCTGGTCACGGCCACCGGCCACGTGCTCTCCCTGATCCCCGGCTCGTTGATTGTCGACGTCGACCGTTCCACCTCGACTCTGTACCTGCACGCGCTGAACGTGTCCACGGCGGAACAGGCGGAAAAGGTGCGGGCCGATGCCCTGGACGCCGAGGCCTGGCTGATCCGCACCCTGGGAACCAAAGAGGAGCTGGCCGCCCTGCGTGCCGAAACCGCTGAAATACGGAAACGAAAGATTGGAGGCCGGGCATGA
- a CDS encoding Na+/H+ antiporter subunit D, which produces MNTASLAPLAVVLPVLGAALAFILIRHQRAQRVVSISILSGTLILEIVLLGSVWQTGAQAVNLGAWLPPFGITMVVDQFSALMLVVSSAISLSVLIYAAGQGMADGDEDGPISIFHPTYLILVAGVSNAFLAGDLFNLYVGFEILLTASYVLMTLGGTTPRIRAGVTYVVVSVVSSLLFLISIAMIYAATGTVNMADLALKLGELDPATQLMLHLMLLVAFGIKAAIFPLSFWLPDSYPTAPAPVTAVFAGLLTKVGVYAMVRTETLLFPGDRINTLLMVVAGLTMLVGILGALAQTDIKRMLSFTLVSHIGYMVFGLAIASVMGIGSTVFYVVHHITVQTSLFLVTGLIERRGGTANMDRLGGLARLSPLLAVLYFIPAINLAGIPPFSGFLGKLGLMQAGVDLGTPLAYVLVGAGAATSLLTLLVMARVWNRAFWRTPEDAVHPDPILLATSTDGSSLRSSEHVIEHATGRFSGRESVDLLPRTMVYPTVGLVALGVALTVAAGPLFSLSDDAARDLLDRTPYIEAVLGEGAAQ; this is translated from the coding sequence ATGAACACAGCCAGCCTTGCACCGCTGGCGGTGGTGCTCCCGGTCCTCGGTGCCGCCCTCGCGTTCATCCTGATCCGTCACCAGCGCGCCCAGCGGGTGGTCAGCATCAGCATCCTCAGCGGAACCCTGATCCTGGAAATCGTCCTGCTGGGCTCCGTCTGGCAGACCGGCGCGCAGGCCGTGAACCTGGGCGCCTGGCTTCCACCGTTCGGCATCACCATGGTGGTGGACCAGTTCTCCGCACTGATGCTGGTGGTCTCTTCGGCGATCAGCCTTTCCGTGCTGATCTATGCCGCCGGCCAGGGTATGGCCGACGGCGACGAAGACGGACCCATTTCGATCTTCCACCCGACCTATCTCATCCTGGTGGCAGGCGTTTCCAATGCCTTCCTCGCCGGGGACCTGTTCAACCTGTACGTGGGCTTCGAAATCCTGCTGACCGCCAGCTATGTCCTGATGACCCTCGGCGGGACGACGCCGCGGATCCGTGCCGGCGTGACGTATGTAGTGGTCAGCGTGGTGTCGTCGCTGCTGTTCCTGATTTCCATTGCCATGATCTACGCGGCCACCGGCACCGTGAACATGGCCGACCTTGCCCTGAAGCTCGGCGAACTGGATCCGGCGACCCAGCTGATGCTGCACCTGATGCTCCTGGTGGCATTCGGGATTAAGGCCGCCATTTTCCCGTTGTCCTTCTGGCTGCCGGACTCCTATCCCACCGCGCCGGCCCCGGTCACCGCCGTGTTCGCCGGCCTGCTGACCAAGGTGGGTGTCTATGCCATGGTCCGCACCGAGACCCTGCTCTTCCCCGGGGACAGGATCAACACGCTGCTGATGGTGGTGGCGGGGCTGACCATGCTGGTGGGCATCCTCGGTGCGCTGGCGCAGACCGACATTAAACGAATGCTCTCCTTCACCCTGGTCAGCCACATCGGCTACATGGTGTTCGGTCTCGCGATCGCCTCCGTGATGGGCATCGGTTCCACCGTGTTCTACGTGGTGCACCACATTACGGTGCAGACTTCGCTGTTCCTGGTGACGGGCCTGATCGAACGCCGCGGCGGAACCGCCAACATGGACCGGCTCGGCGGGCTGGCACGGCTGTCGCCGCTGCTGGCGGTGCTGTACTTCATTCCCGCCATCAACCTGGCCGGCATCCCGCCGTTCTCCGGGTTCCTGGGCAAGCTCGGCCTGATGCAGGCCGGTGTGGACCTTGGCACTCCGCTGGCCTATGTCCTCGTGGGTGCAGGGGCCGCCACCAGCCTGCTGACCCTGCTGGTCATGGCCCGGGTCTGGAACCGTGCATTCTGGCGTACCCCCGAGGACGCCGTGCACCCGGATCCCATCCTGCTGGCCACCAGCACCGACGGCTCCAGCCTGCGCAGCTCCGAGCACGTCATCGAGCATGCCACGGGACGGTTCTCCGGCAGGGAGTCCGTGGACCTGCTGCCCCGGACCATGGTTTACCCGACTGTGGGCCTGGTTGCCCTCGGCGTCGCCCTGACCGTGGCTGCCGGACCACTGTTTTCACTCAGCGACGACGCCGCCCGGGACCTGCTGGACCGCACCCCCTACATTGAAGCCGTACTGGGCGAGGGGGCAGCCCAATGA
- a CDS encoding Na(+)/H(+) antiporter subunit C gives MTVNLTLLLVMGCLYAAGIYLLLERSLTRVVLGLAMLTNATNILLLATGGPAGLAPIFNKDIAADAYNDPLPQAFILTSIVISFSVTAFMLGIIYRSWVLGRQDEVQDDVEDRRVASQSSFDAEDDADVPEDTTEFTPPEEAEEAPGSQRGNTANEPEVNR, from the coding sequence GTGACTGTTAACCTCACCCTCCTCCTGGTTATGGGGTGCCTGTACGCAGCCGGCATCTACCTGCTGCTTGAGCGGAGCCTGACCCGGGTGGTGCTTGGCCTGGCCATGCTCACCAATGCAACGAACATCCTGCTGCTCGCCACCGGCGGGCCGGCGGGGCTCGCACCGATCTTCAACAAGGACATTGCCGCGGATGCCTACAACGATCCGCTGCCGCAGGCCTTCATCCTGACCTCGATCGTCATTTCCTTCTCGGTCACGGCCTTTATGCTCGGCATCATTTACCGGTCCTGGGTGCTGGGCAGGCAGGACGAGGTCCAGGACGACGTTGAGGACCGGCGCGTGGCGAGCCAGAGCAGCTTCGACGCCGAAGATGACGCAGACGTCCCGGAGGACACCACGGAATTCACACCGCCGGAGGAAGCCGAAGAGGCTCCCGGCTCCCAGCGCGGCAACACAGCAAACGAACCGGAGGTGAACCGATGA
- a CDS encoding Na+/H+ antiporter subunit A, with the protein MLFVLTVLFAVALVAPLVFRKVGRSAFYILAAFPAAAFIWLIATFPRYTGADQTLASGAPNAPPSVTIAWIPDLRVELAFRMDTLAAVLSILILGVGALVLFYCARYFRPNDPKMGSFGAQLLAFAAAMFGLVTADDLILLFIFWELTTILSYLLIGYSAHRLSARRAALQALIVTTFGGLAMLVGMIILGSVAGTYRISEILVQAPELVNAGTLVNVAIALLLVGAVSKSALVPFHFWLPAAMAAPTPVSAYLHAAAMVKAGIYLIARLAPGFSETLLWHPIVLILGLSTMLLGGWRALRQYDIKLILAYGTVSQLGFLTLVVGLGSREAAVAGMGLLLAHGFFKATLFLVVGIIDHQAGTRDIRKLSGIFRAAPKLAVVAVIGAASMAGVPPLLGFVAKESVYETFVHYGEQQGTIAAWLLLAGVVTGSILTFAYSARFIWGAFATKDGCTPTPFKAVSWSFLAAPAILAGVTVVFGLWPAPLDSAIASYADLFPAEGKPTHLALWHGLTPALGLTALTLGIGVVLFLLARQVEDLQRDVAFPVDAERSYRGAIGVLDDVAVWVTGRTQRGSLLFYLFVILTMAILTPLMALILRSAPLPQDFRWFDTPLQAVIGAAVVLGAVAAARATKRFLAVLMVSVSGYGIALIFALQGAPDLALTQMLVETIVLVAFVLALRSLPARLWKREPKRHRFLRALLGIAFGASMVVFAMTAMASRVATPVSLDFPQLAYDGGGGSNIVNVTLVDIRAWDTFGEITVLAIAATGLASLIFVRGRGDKRRRAEGVASGSVDRGREQFAPTARRQATLAMARKFSSVGRDAWLVAGRTLAPERRSIIFEVITRLLFHSVILFSVYLLVAGHNLPGGGFAGGLMAGLALTIRYLAGGRFELAEASPVSAGTLLGGGLGVIALSAAAPLFFGGQILQSAILKFTWPIFGEVKFVTSTIFDIGVYLVVVGLVLDVLRSLGSEIDERSEGDADDEDDDENTVEEPEIIDVAARPEEEEVAR; encoded by the coding sequence GTGCTGTTTGTGCTCACCGTTTTATTTGCGGTGGCATTGGTTGCGCCCTTGGTGTTCCGCAAGGTCGGCCGGTCTGCGTTCTACATCCTCGCGGCCTTCCCGGCTGCCGCGTTCATTTGGCTGATAGCCACCTTCCCCCGGTACACCGGTGCAGACCAGACGCTGGCATCCGGCGCCCCGAACGCGCCGCCGTCGGTCACCATTGCCTGGATTCCCGACCTCCGGGTGGAACTGGCCTTCCGGATGGACACCCTTGCGGCTGTGCTGTCCATCCTGATCCTCGGCGTGGGCGCCCTGGTCCTCTTCTACTGCGCCCGGTACTTCCGGCCGAATGACCCGAAAATGGGCAGCTTCGGTGCCCAGCTGCTGGCGTTCGCAGCCGCCATGTTCGGTTTGGTTACGGCGGATGACCTCATCCTGCTGTTCATTTTCTGGGAACTGACCACCATCCTTTCCTACCTGCTGATCGGCTACTCGGCGCACCGGCTCTCTGCCCGCCGCGCGGCCCTGCAGGCCTTGATCGTCACGACCTTCGGCGGCCTGGCGATGCTGGTCGGCATGATCATCCTCGGCTCCGTCGCCGGGACGTACCGGATCTCGGAGATCCTGGTGCAGGCACCGGAACTGGTGAATGCCGGGACGCTGGTCAACGTTGCCATCGCCCTGCTGCTGGTCGGCGCCGTCTCAAAATCGGCCCTCGTGCCCTTCCACTTCTGGCTGCCCGCAGCCATGGCGGCGCCCACCCCGGTCAGCGCCTACCTGCATGCCGCCGCCATGGTGAAGGCCGGTATCTACCTCATTGCCCGGCTGGCCCCCGGTTTCTCCGAGACGCTGCTGTGGCACCCCATCGTGCTGATCCTGGGCCTGTCAACCATGCTGCTGGGCGGCTGGCGTGCCCTGCGCCAGTACGACATCAAACTGATCCTTGCCTACGGCACGGTCAGCCAGCTCGGTTTCCTTACCTTGGTGGTGGGCCTGGGCAGCCGGGAGGCCGCAGTCGCCGGGATGGGCCTGCTTCTGGCGCACGGCTTCTTCAAGGCGACCCTGTTCCTGGTGGTCGGGATTATCGACCACCAGGCCGGCACCCGTGACATCCGCAAACTCTCGGGAATCTTCCGTGCAGCACCGAAACTGGCCGTCGTCGCCGTTATCGGTGCGGCATCCATGGCAGGCGTGCCGCCGCTGCTGGGCTTCGTGGCCAAGGAATCGGTCTACGAGACCTTTGTGCATTACGGCGAGCAGCAGGGCACCATCGCCGCCTGGCTCCTGCTGGCCGGCGTGGTGACCGGTTCCATCCTCACCTTCGCCTACAGCGCCCGTTTCATCTGGGGCGCCTTTGCAACCAAGGATGGCTGCACACCCACCCCGTTCAAGGCGGTGTCCTGGTCCTTCCTCGCCGCTCCGGCGATCCTGGCGGGCGTCACCGTAGTGTTCGGGCTCTGGCCGGCACCGCTGGATTCCGCGATCGCGTCCTACGCGGATCTCTTCCCTGCCGAAGGCAAGCCCACCCATCTGGCCCTCTGGCACGGCCTGACCCCGGCGCTGGGCCTGACCGCGCTCACCCTCGGCATCGGCGTCGTCCTGTTCCTGCTGGCCCGGCAGGTAGAGGACCTCCAGCGGGACGTAGCCTTCCCGGTCGACGCCGAGCGGTCCTACCGCGGCGCCATCGGGGTACTCGACGACGTCGCCGTGTGGGTTACCGGGCGCACGCAGCGCGGTTCGCTGCTGTTCTACCTGTTCGTCATCCTGACCATGGCGATCCTGACCCCGCTGATGGCCCTGATCCTGCGGTCCGCGCCCCTGCCGCAGGACTTCCGCTGGTTCGATACCCCGCTGCAGGCCGTGATCGGCGCCGCGGTGGTCCTGGGCGCCGTTGCCGCGGCCCGCGCGACGAAGCGTTTCCTGGCCGTGCTGATGGTTTCCGTCAGCGGTTACGGCATTGCCCTGATCTTCGCGCTGCAGGGCGCCCCGGACCTGGCCCTGACCCAGATGCTCGTCGAAACCATTGTCCTGGTGGCGTTCGTGCTGGCCCTGCGGTCCCTGCCGGCCAGGTTGTGGAAGCGTGAACCCAAGCGCCACCGCTTCCTAAGGGCGTTGCTGGGCATCGCCTTCGGCGCCAGCATGGTCGTGTTCGCCATGACCGCCATGGCTTCCCGTGTCGCCACGCCCGTATCCCTCGACTTCCCGCAGCTGGCCTACGACGGCGGCGGTGGTTCCAACATTGTCAACGTCACCCTGGTGGATATCCGCGCCTGGGATACGTTCGGTGAAATCACGGTGCTGGCCATCGCGGCCACGGGCCTCGCGTCCCTGATCTTCGTCCGCGGACGCGGGGACAAGCGGCGCCGGGCCGAGGGTGTGGCCAGCGGCTCCGTGGACCGGGGGAGGGAGCAGTTTGCCCCCACCGCCCGGCGCCAGGCCACCCTCGCCATGGCCCGCAAATTCTCCAGCGTGGGCCGCGACGCCTGGCTGGTAGCCGGCCGGACGCTGGCGCCCGAGCGCCGGTCCATCATCTTCGAGGTGATTACCCGGCTACTGTTCCACTCCGTCATCCTGTTCTCCGTCTACCTGCTGGTTGCCGGCCACAACCTGCCCGGCGGCGGGTTCGCCGGCGGGCTGATGGCCGGACTGGCGCTGACCATCCGTTACCTGGCCGGCGGCCGCTTCGAATTGGCCGAAGCCAGCCCGGTCAGCGCCGGAACGCTGCTGGGCGGCGGCTTGGGCGTGATTGCCCTGTCCGCGGCGGCGCCGCTGTTCTTCGGCGGGCAGATCCTGCAAAGCGCAATCCTCAAGTTCACCTGGCCGATCTTCGGGGAGGTCAAATTCGTGACCTCCACGATCTTCGACATCGGCGTCTACCTGGTGGTGGTGGGGCTGGTGCTGGACGTCCTGCGCAGCCTGGGCTCGGAGATTGACGAGCGCAGCGAGGGCGACGCCGACGACGAAGACGACGACGAAAATACTGTGGAGGAACCGGAAATCATCGACGTTGCCGCCCGTCCCGAAGAGGAAGAGGTGGCACGGTGA
- a CDS encoding MFS transporter, with protein sequence MSLSTQKTSPGGLAPRASAPARWKQVAAWAAWDWGSASFNAVMTTFVFTVYLTSASFGDKDENSAVLGAGLAIAGVAVAVLAPVTGQRSDAGGRRRTWLTVNTLLTCALVAACWFVFPSPDYLILGVALIAAANLFFEFAGVNYNAMLSQISTPATVGKISGLGWAMGYVGGIAALALVLVGFVQPDVGWFGVTSEDGLNIRFVALFSAVWFLLFALPLMFTVPEVPRQEALARLGILASYKLLFQRIKALFRTDPHTIYFLLASAVFRDGLAAVFTFGGVIAAGTFNWELSEVIMFAIFGNVVAAAGSVVGGFLDDRSGPKAVIVGSLIGLILAGTAIVVLGPDDQDLFGLQWTGDTTFWIFGLLLCLFVGPAQSASRAFLARLAPEGKEGELFGLYATTGRAVSFLAPTLFSVCIVVFGSQRYGIIGIMAVLLIGLLVLLPVRSPAARTASPVETL encoded by the coding sequence ATGAGTCTCAGCACACAAAAAACGTCTCCGGGTGGCCTGGCGCCGCGCGCCTCCGCACCTGCACGCTGGAAACAGGTGGCGGCCTGGGCGGCCTGGGACTGGGGGTCCGCTTCCTTTAACGCAGTGATGACCACTTTTGTGTTCACTGTCTACCTGACGTCCGCCTCCTTCGGAGACAAAGACGAGAACTCAGCCGTCCTCGGCGCCGGCCTCGCGATTGCCGGCGTCGCCGTGGCCGTCCTCGCGCCGGTCACCGGCCAACGCTCGGACGCGGGTGGCCGCCGCCGCACGTGGCTCACCGTCAACACCCTGCTGACCTGCGCCCTGGTCGCGGCGTGCTGGTTTGTTTTCCCCTCGCCCGACTACCTGATCCTGGGCGTGGCGCTGATCGCCGCAGCGAACCTGTTCTTCGAATTTGCCGGCGTGAACTACAACGCCATGCTCAGCCAGATCTCCACGCCGGCCACCGTCGGCAAAATCAGCGGCCTGGGCTGGGCCATGGGCTATGTAGGCGGAATCGCTGCCCTGGCGCTGGTACTCGTGGGCTTTGTGCAGCCCGACGTCGGCTGGTTCGGCGTCACCTCCGAAGACGGACTGAACATCCGCTTCGTTGCGCTGTTTTCCGCCGTCTGGTTCCTGCTGTTCGCCCTGCCGCTGATGTTCACCGTGCCCGAGGTTCCCCGGCAGGAGGCGCTGGCACGGCTGGGAATCCTTGCGTCCTACAAGCTCCTCTTCCAGCGCATCAAGGCCCTCTTCCGGACCGACCCGCACACCATTTACTTCCTGCTCGCCAGCGCCGTCTTCCGCGACGGCCTGGCGGCAGTGTTCACCTTCGGCGGCGTTATCGCGGCCGGCACTTTCAACTGGGAACTGTCAGAGGTGATTATGTTCGCCATCTTCGGCAACGTGGTCGCCGCCGCCGGGTCCGTGGTCGGCGGCTTCCTCGATGACCGCTCCGGCCCCAAGGCCGTGATCGTCGGTTCGCTGATCGGACTGATCCTTGCCGGCACGGCCATTGTGGTGCTGGGCCCGGATGACCAGGACCTGTTTGGACTGCAGTGGACCGGCGACACCACGTTCTGGATCTTCGGCCTGCTGCTGTGCCTGTTCGTGGGCCCGGCCCAGTCCGCGTCCCGGGCGTTCCTCGCCAGGCTCGCCCCGGAAGGGAAGGAAGGCGAGCTGTTCGGCCTGTATGCCACCACCGGGCGGGCGGTCAGTTTCCTGGCCCCCACGCTGTTCTCGGTCTGCATCGTGGTCTTCGGTTCCCAGCGGTACGGCATCATCGGCATCATGGCCGTGCTGCTGATAGGCCTGCTGGTGCTGCTCCCGGTCCGCTCCCCCGCAGCACGGACCGCTTCGCCCGTCGAAACGCTGTAG
- the dcd gene encoding dCTP deaminase: MLISDRDIRAEIADNRIALDPYDPAMVQPSSVDVRIDRFFRLFDNHKYAHIDPSQDQPELTRLVEVDPDEPFILHPGEFVLGSTYEQVTLPDDIAARLEGKSSLGRLGLLTHSTAGFIDPGFSGHVTLELSNMATLPIKLWPGSKIGQLCFFRLSSPAEHAYGSGRYGNRYQGQRGPTASRSHLNFHRTDVTAASNDEDTAGVSAS, translated from the coding sequence GTGCTGATTTCTGACCGCGACATCCGAGCCGAGATTGCCGACAACCGGATTGCCCTGGACCCCTATGACCCCGCCATGGTCCAGCCTTCCAGCGTCGATGTGCGCATCGACCGCTTCTTCCGGCTATTCGACAACCATAAGTACGCCCACATCGATCCCTCGCAGGACCAACCTGAGCTGACCCGCCTGGTGGAAGTGGATCCGGATGAGCCGTTCATCCTCCACCCCGGAGAGTTTGTCCTGGGTTCCACCTACGAGCAGGTCACCCTGCCGGACGACATCGCTGCGCGTCTGGAGGGCAAGTCCTCGCTGGGCCGGCTTGGGCTGCTGACGCACTCCACGGCTGGCTTCATTGATCCCGGCTTCTCCGGCCACGTCACGCTGGAGCTTTCCAACATGGCAACGCTGCCCATCAAGCTGTGGCCCGGCTCCAAGATCGGACAGCTGTGCTTCTTCCGGCTCAGCTCCCCGGCGGAGCACGCGTACGGCTCGGGACGCTACGGCAACCGGTACCAGGGCCAGCGGGGCCCGACGGCGTCGCGCAGCCACCTGAACTTCCACCGCACCGATGTCACTGCTGCCTCGAATGACGAGGACACGGCGGGCGTCAGCGCCTCCTAG